In Humulus lupulus chromosome 6, drHumLupu1.1, whole genome shotgun sequence, a single genomic region encodes these proteins:
- the LOC133785120 gene encoding protein FAR1-RELATED SEQUENCE 7-like produces the protein MDDVGSFQETSNWENILQSLGIEKLANDIEMEDVEGKVLESLEEWEDFYYTYSLWVGFCVRKADVREKIGNINMRKWVCSKESFHKDTEIEKLGESKRKTSITRAGFQASFRVVMMGDDGLWICKEFQPLHNHDKATLDEL, from the coding sequence ATGGACGACGTAGGAAGTTTTCAAGAAACATCAAATTGGGAAAATATACTACAATCTTTGGGTATTGAGAAACTCGCAAATGATATTGAGATGGAGGATGTCGAGGGAAAGGTTTTGGAATCCCTTGAAGAGTGGGAGGACTTTTATTACACATACTCTTTATGGGTAGGCTTCTGCGTCCGGAAAGCAGATGTAAGGGAAAAAATTGGGAACATCAACATGAGAAAATGGGTATGTTCAAAAGAAAGTTTCCACAAAGACACGGAAATTGAAAAGCTTGGTGAGAGCAAACGAAAAACATCTATTACTAGGGCAGGTTTCCAAGCCAGTTTTCGAGTGGTAATGATGGGAGATGATGGTCTGTGGATTTGTAAGGAATTCCAACCTCTGCACAACCATGACAAGGCAACATTAGATGAGTTGTGA